The following are encoded together in the Dehalococcoidia bacterium genome:
- a CDS encoding FliA/WhiG family RNA polymerase sigma factor, whose product MVTMIAPARTPIAAPGGAPQSVEEAWERFLRDNDPASREQLIVQHTPLVKYVIGRLAIHLPQVIDYEDVLAYGTLGLIQALDRYDPSRGVKFQSYAVMRIRGAILDALRSLRGLPQSVTDKAKRLQKASIELEQTLGRTPTDDELATALAITPAELNQQMVDASWVTVSLDSILEAQSDGHLGALTSRNRDDDVLGTVERAETIDELSEALKGLDERERLILSLYYHEELTMREIGQVLEISEGRVCQLHARALHKLRVMLGQKTPAFFAGR is encoded by the coding sequence ATGGTCACGATGATCGCCCCGGCCAGGACTCCCATCGCGGCGCCCGGCGGCGCACCGCAGAGCGTTGAAGAGGCGTGGGAGCGTTTCCTCAGGGACAACGACCCCGCCAGCCGCGAGCAGCTCATCGTCCAGCACACGCCGCTGGTCAAGTACGTGATCGGCCGGCTGGCGATTCACCTGCCCCAGGTCATCGACTATGAAGACGTGCTCGCCTACGGCACGCTCGGCCTGATCCAGGCGCTCGACCGCTACGATCCCAGCCGCGGTGTCAAGTTCCAGTCCTACGCGGTGATGCGCATCCGCGGCGCCATCCTCGACGCACTGCGCTCCCTGCGCGGCCTGCCGCAGTCGGTGACCGACAAGGCGAAGCGGCTGCAGAAGGCCTCGATCGAGTTGGAACAAACGCTCGGGCGCACGCCCACGGACGACGAGCTGGCCACCGCGCTCGCGATTACGCCGGCCGAACTGAACCAGCAGATGGTCGATGCGTCGTGGGTCACCGTCTCGCTGGACTCGATCCTCGAAGCGCAGAGCGACGGCCACCTCGGCGCCCTCACCTCGCGCAACCGCGACGACGACGTCCTTGGCACGGTCGAGCGCGCGGAGACGATCGACGAGCTGAGCGAGGCGTTGAAGGGCCTTGACGAGCGCGAGCGGCTGATCCTCAGCCTCTACTACCACGAAGAGCTGACGATGCGCGAGATCGGCCAGGTGCTGGAGATCTCGGAAGGCCGCGTCTGCCAGTTGCACGCCCGCGCCCTGCACAAGCTGCGCGTGATGCTGGGCCAAAAGACCCCCGCCTTCTTCGCCGGCAGGTGA
- a CDS encoding flagellar biosynthesis anti-sigma factor FlgM yields MAPAQPDAARPPVRAGRPAEDPVLDEKARAARLAELKARIRAGAYQIDDAAVAKKLLHPD; encoded by the coding sequence GTGGCGCCGGCGCAGCCGGACGCGGCGCGGCCCCCCGTGCGTGCCGGCCGGCCGGCTGAAGACCCGGTACTCGACGAGAAGGCCCGCGCCGCGCGCCTGGCCGAACTGAAGGCGCGAATCCGCGCCGGCGCCTACCAGATCGACGATGCCGCCGTGGCAAAGAAGCTGCTGCACCCGGACTAG
- a CDS encoding xanthine dehydrogenase family protein molybdopterin-binding subunit codes for MAENTQRPGRRTIDYVYGDLLSTHALHQQREIESKDRTGISQIERVLSGEERPADVERDRERLRGLGALGPQAGPRTTLRVAAGSVVGKPTVDFRARDKVTGRAQYSVDTYLPGMLWAKVLRSPLPHATVASIDTSKAEAYPGVRAVITYKDVPTKVPRPALTGEPAFAGEPVAAVAADSAAIAEEALALIDVKFQQLPHVLDPREALKAGAAAVRNALKANAIRDPQFSYSRGDTAQGFAAADVTVEISVETSYEQHVALEPHNAVAVWDRDQLTIYSGTQYAHGVASAIAAELGMPQSAVHLLAHDTGGGFGDKTGRQAYHILTALLAKKTGRPVRWELSRKDIFVDTGHNYPLFASARLGVKKDGTITAIEGTSYIAGGAYGTVANADDWESATRTYRIPNVKVAGFAAFTNTVITAALRSVGEASGNFMTENLINKAAEAIDMDPLEFRLKNIVTDVDQVVNLPYSSNGLREAIMRGAELFNWQARWKGWKKGPFDLTRPQKGIGMMCFTCNKGAAGPPMTGLVQIQTDGSVLLNTGAADIGGGQGTTWSMIAAEAIGVPLSQVSIARMDTHAGPNTGIVAGSRGTKSVGLAMLAAAQDAKNKLLEGVAVKWKLPDTSDLDIKDGIVFRKSDPGNRDFQFTMAQAAASSVVIVDGQPQPVSGTLIGESRVPAPSGYSQKTFGAGFYEIEVDPGTGYVHVTEAVQVHDVGRAINPTGVINQIHGGVTQGMNKALTEELLYDPPTGVIMNPNLDDYKLHMLDALPDKVQVDFVEPYDHIGPFGAKGIGEPALLPASASIHAAIHDALGIYVDHQPMTPPRILDALRGA; via the coding sequence ATGGCTGAGAATACGCAAAGGCCCGGCCGCCGCACGATCGACTACGTCTACGGCGACCTGCTTTCGACCCACGCCCTCCACCAGCAGCGGGAGATTGAGTCTAAAGACCGCACCGGCATCTCGCAGATCGAGCGCGTCCTCAGCGGGGAAGAGCGCCCCGCCGACGTGGAGCGCGACCGGGAGCGCCTGCGCGGCCTGGGGGCGCTCGGCCCGCAGGCCGGACCCCGCACCACGCTGCGCGTCGCGGCCGGCAGCGTGGTGGGCAAGCCCACGGTGGATTTTCGCGCGCGTGACAAGGTGACCGGGCGCGCCCAGTACTCCGTCGATACCTATCTGCCCGGCATGCTCTGGGCAAAGGTGCTGCGCAGCCCGCTGCCGCACGCGACCGTGGCCTCGATCGATACGAGCAAGGCCGAGGCGTACCCCGGAGTGCGCGCGGTGATCACTTACAAGGACGTACCGACCAAAGTTCCGCGGCCGGCGCTGACCGGCGAACCCGCCTTCGCCGGCGAGCCGGTCGCCGCCGTCGCCGCCGACTCCGCGGCGATCGCCGAAGAGGCGCTGGCGCTGATCGACGTCAAGTTCCAGCAACTTCCCCACGTCCTGGACCCGCGCGAGGCGCTCAAGGCGGGCGCGGCGGCCGTGCGGAATGCGCTGAAGGCGAACGCGATCCGCGATCCGCAGTTCAGCTACTCCCGCGGCGATACGGCCCAGGGCTTCGCCGCGGCGGACGTGACGGTCGAAATCAGCGTCGAGACGTCTTACGAGCAGCACGTGGCGCTCGAACCGCACAACGCCGTTGCCGTCTGGGACCGCGACCAGTTGACGATCTACAGCGGCACGCAGTACGCGCACGGCGTCGCCTCCGCGATCGCCGCGGAGTTGGGCATGCCGCAGTCGGCCGTGCACCTGCTCGCGCACGACACCGGCGGCGGCTTCGGCGACAAGACGGGCCGCCAGGCCTACCACATCCTCACGGCGCTGCTAGCGAAGAAGACCGGGCGCCCGGTGCGCTGGGAGCTGAGCCGCAAGGACATCTTCGTCGATACAGGTCACAACTATCCGCTCTTCGCCAGCGCCAGGCTCGGCGTCAAGAAGGACGGCACGATCACGGCGATCGAGGGCACGTCGTACATCGCCGGCGGCGCCTACGGCACGGTCGCCAACGCCGACGACTGGGAGTCCGCGACGCGCACCTACCGCATCCCCAACGTGAAGGTGGCCGGGTTCGCCGCCTTCACCAATACGGTGATCACCGCGGCGCTGCGCTCGGTGGGCGAGGCCTCCGGCAACTTCATGACGGAGAACCTGATCAACAAGGCCGCCGAAGCGATCGACATGGACCCGCTGGAGTTCCGGCTGAAGAACATCGTCACCGACGTCGACCAGGTGGTGAACCTGCCCTACTCCAGCAACGGCCTGCGCGAGGCGATTATGCGCGGCGCGGAGCTGTTCAACTGGCAGGCGCGCTGGAAGGGCTGGAAGAAGGGGCCATTCGACCTCACCCGGCCCCAAAAGGGCATCGGCATGATGTGCTTCACCTGCAACAAGGGTGCGGCCGGACCGCCGATGACCGGCCTCGTCCAGATCCAGACCGATGGCTCGGTGTTGCTGAACACCGGCGCGGCGGATATCGGCGGCGGCCAGGGCACGACCTGGAGCATGATCGCCGCCGAGGCGATCGGCGTGCCGCTCTCTCAGGTCAGCATCGCGCGCATGGACACCCACGCCGGCCCGAACACGGGCATCGTCGCCGGCAGCCGCGGCACCAAGTCCGTCGGGCTGGCGATGCTGGCCGCGGCGCAGGACGCGAAGAACAAGCTCTTGGAGGGCGTCGCCGTCAAGTGGAAGCTGCCCGACACCTCGGACCTGGACATCAAAGACGGCATCGTCTTCCGCAAGAGCGATCCCGGCAACAGGGACTTCCAGTTCACCATGGCCCAGGCCGCGGCTTCCAGCGTCGTGATCGTCGACGGACAGCCGCAGCCGGTCTCCGGCACGCTGATCGGCGAATCGCGCGTGCCCGCGCCGAGCGGGTACTCGCAGAAGACCTTCGGCGCCGGCTTTTATGAGATCGAGGTCGATCCGGGCACCGGCTACGTGCACGTCACCGAGGCCGTCCAGGTGCACGACGTCGGGCGCGCCATCAATCCGACCGGGGTGATCAACCAGATCCACGGCGGCGTGACGCAGGGGATGAACAAGGCGCTGACCGAGGAGCTGCTCTACGATCCGCCGACGGGCGTGATCATGAACCCCAACCTGGACGACTACAAGCTGCACATGCTCGACGCGCTGCCCGACAAGGTGCAGGTGGACTTTGTCGAGCCGTATGACCATATCGGCCCGTTCGGCGCCAAGGGGATCGGCGAGCCGGCGCTGCTGCCGGCTTCGGCCAGCATCCATGCCGCCATCCACGACGCGCTGGGCATCTACGTCGACCACCAGCCCATGACGCCTCCGCGCATTCTGGACGCGCTGCGCGGCGCCTAG
- a CDS encoding response regulator transcription factor, with amino-acid sequence MARTFESDGQQAASMPLGARRPARSIRVLIADDHRILRETLRLLLELRHEVDVVGEADDGREAVDMAERLKPDVVLMDMGMPALNGIEATQLIRRRLPRTRVLMLSGYDQDDRVTAALRAGAAGYVVKNAPVEELLKAIQQVSQSGTYLSTTIADRAGERDGLGSVADPAKREPVLTAREREVLQLVAEGHSNKGIAERLFISPKTVEAHKEHIVRKLGIRGSAELIHYAIRKGLIFIETDSQIGLAAGPS; translated from the coding sequence ATGGCGCGAACTTTCGAATCCGACGGCCAGCAGGCCGCGTCCATGCCCTTGGGGGCGCGCCGGCCGGCGCGCAGCATCCGCGTGCTGATCGCGGACGACCACCGCATCCTGCGCGAGACGCTGCGCCTGCTGCTGGAGCTGCGCCACGAAGTCGATGTGGTCGGCGAGGCGGATGACGGCCGCGAAGCCGTGGACATGGCCGAGCGGCTGAAACCCGACGTGGTGCTGATGGACATGGGCATGCCCGCCCTCAACGGCATCGAGGCGACGCAACTGATCCGCCGGCGCCTGCCCCGCACCCGTGTGCTCATGCTCAGCGGCTACGACCAGGACGACCGCGTGACCGCGGCGCTGCGCGCCGGGGCAGCCGGCTACGTGGTCAAGAACGCGCCGGTGGAAGAGCTGCTCAAGGCGATTCAGCAGGTCAGCCAGTCCGGCACCTACCTCTCCACCACGATCGCCGACCGCGCGGGAGAGCGCGACGGGTTGGGCAGCGTCGCCGACCCCGCCAAGCGGGAGCCGGTGCTGACCGCCCGCGAACGGGAAGTGCTGCAACTGGTGGCCGAGGGCCACAGCAACAAGGGCATCGCCGAGCGGCTGTTCATCAGCCCCAAGACCGTCGAGGCGCACAAGGAGCACATTGTGCGCAAGCTGGGCATCCGCGGCAGCGCCGAGCTGATTCACTACGCGATTCGCAAGGGGCTGATCTTCATCGAGACCGACAGCCAGATCGGCCTCGCGGCGGGGCCGTCGTAA
- a CDS encoding acyl-CoA dehydrogenase family protein: MGVRSGSNYATWFTGQALVFDNGAPKLGPDGNPTPMIVWMRASEARVLDNWNTLGMRGTGSHDYVVNDAFVPEHRTWRIGPLGDLPPAYAGPLCRLGIWWVGPLNASVALGIARAMVEDAIALAATKTPSYTMTGLADRPVAQDRIARAKAAIDAGMSYIERSVQRAYEHTLMSGDRIGVEQGIPLALAGSYGHEAANQAVDLVHSVVGTSGIRAEQRFQQYFRDVHTVSQHAFSTPSRFESIGKLLLGRETDWAFYTL; the protein is encoded by the coding sequence GTGGGCGTTCGCAGCGGCAGCAACTACGCGACCTGGTTCACCGGGCAGGCGCTCGTCTTCGACAACGGGGCGCCCAAGCTCGGTCCGGACGGCAATCCGACCCCGATGATCGTCTGGATGCGCGCAAGCGAGGCGCGGGTGCTGGATAACTGGAACACGCTCGGTATGCGTGGCACCGGCAGCCACGATTACGTGGTCAACGATGCCTTCGTGCCGGAGCACCGCACCTGGAGAATCGGACCGCTCGGCGACCTGCCGCCCGCGTACGCCGGCCCGCTCTGCCGGCTGGGCATCTGGTGGGTGGGGCCGCTGAACGCCAGCGTCGCGCTCGGCATCGCCCGCGCGATGGTGGAAGACGCGATCGCGCTGGCGGCGACAAAGACGCCAAGTTACACGATGACGGGACTGGCGGACCGTCCCGTGGCGCAGGACCGCATCGCCCGGGCGAAGGCAGCGATCGACGCCGGCATGAGCTACATCGAGCGCTCGGTGCAGCGCGCCTATGAGCACACGTTGATGAGCGGGGATCGCATCGGCGTCGAGCAGGGCATCCCTCTGGCGCTGGCGGGCAGCTACGGGCACGAGGCCGCCAACCAGGCGGTGGATCTCGTGCACTCGGTCGTCGGCACCAGCGGCATTCGCGCCGAGCAGCGCTTCCAGCAGTACTTCCGCGACGTACACACCGTCAGCCAGCACGCCTTCTCGACGCCAAGCCGCTTCGAGTCGATCGGCAAGCTCTTGCTCGGCCGCGAGACGGACTGGGCGTTCTACACGCTGTAG
- a CDS encoding acyl-CoA dehydrogenase family protein — MTALATDLSSQLIAAARELAPRIAARGDEIEQARRLPDDIVQDLKDARIFCMFQPRAYGGDEIDPLTALVVEEELARADASVAWCIIRGLASSYLIGAQLDPEGAADIFGPDPTATLAGGLNPPGDALVADGGFRVSGRWPFGSGCRHASWLGGICRVIENGEARLTSNGQPEMRFVCFPAGEAEILDTWYTTGLRGTGSHDVEARDVFVPARRTALAGAARVRAPETGPLFNAYPLMIFPIEGAFAVGVAQHALDALVELAERKTPYMATQPLREQPGMQETVAEAYALISSARHHLRGATRELWQAALAGEDGTPMQRLDLRMAASQAMRSAVRAVDLIHSAAGTTAIYARSPIERCFRDLHTAEADVAINALTYRTAGRVLFGLPANNPNF; from the coding sequence ATGACCGCCCTTGCCACGGACCTGAGCAGCCAACTGATCGCGGCCGCGCGGGAGCTGGCGCCGCGCATCGCCGCCCGCGGCGACGAGATCGAGCAGGCCCGCCGCCTGCCCGACGACATCGTCCAGGACCTGAAGGACGCGCGCATCTTCTGCATGTTCCAGCCCCGCGCCTACGGTGGCGACGAAATCGACCCGCTCACCGCGCTGGTCGTGGAGGAAGAGCTGGCGCGCGCCGACGCCTCCGTGGCGTGGTGCATCATTCGGGGTCTTGCCAGCAGTTACTTGATCGGCGCACAGCTCGATCCCGAGGGCGCCGCCGACATCTTCGGCCCGGACCCAACCGCCACGCTGGCGGGGGGACTCAACCCTCCCGGCGATGCGCTCGTCGCCGACGGCGGCTTCCGGGTGAGCGGCCGCTGGCCCTTCGGCAGCGGCTGCCGCCACGCCTCCTGGCTGGGCGGCATCTGCCGCGTGATCGAGAACGGCGAGGCTCGGCTTACGTCGAACGGCCAGCCGGAAATGCGTTTCGTCTGCTTCCCGGCGGGCGAGGCCGAGATTCTCGATACCTGGTACACCACCGGCCTGCGCGGCACCGGCAGCCACGACGTCGAGGCGCGCGACGTCTTCGTGCCGGCGCGCCGGACCGCCCTTGCCGGCGCTGCGCGGGTGCGTGCGCCCGAGACGGGGCCGCTCTTCAACGCCTATCCCCTGATGATCTTTCCGATCGAAGGCGCCTTCGCCGTGGGCGTGGCCCAGCACGCGCTGGACGCCCTGGTCGAGCTGGCCGAGCGCAAGACGCCGTATATGGCGACGCAGCCGCTGCGCGAGCAGCCGGGCATGCAGGAGACCGTCGCCGAGGCGTATGCGCTGATCAGCTCCGCCCGCCACCACCTGCGCGGGGCGACACGCGAGCTGTGGCAGGCCGCGCTGGCCGGCGAGGACGGCACGCCGATGCAGCGGCTGGACCTGCGCATGGCGGCCTCGCAGGCGATGCGCAGCGCCGTGCGCGCCGTGGACCTGATCCACAGCGCCGCGGGCACGACGGCGATCTACGCCCGCAGCCCGATCGAGCGCTGCTTCCGCGACCTGCACACCGCCGAGGCCGACGTCGCGATCAATGCGCTGACCTACCGCACCGCGGGCCGCGTGCTCTTCGGCCTGCCCGCGAACAATCCCAACTTCTGA
- a CDS encoding (2Fe-2S)-binding protein, giving the protein MADNGSLFDDEPEKPQEPASAPAQGQPGQEGGAPRGAVSRRRFLVGAGVAAAAGAAAGTAGTVGIGSLGGGKKSSGGATNAQPAKGTNGTSAGAAGGAAAQGVTVGLPAGQTISQALVRLNVNGADHWLSVAPHETLAEVLRQNLGLTGTKIGCDRSECSACTVIVDGVPQNSCSLLAIREDGRKITTVEGLEQGTTLSAVQQAFMEHMGLQCGFCTPGQIMQATALLQTNKSPDEAAIRRAMSGNLCKCAAYPNILAAVAQAAKASAG; this is encoded by the coding sequence ATGGCAGACAACGGAAGTCTGTTTGACGACGAGCCGGAGAAGCCGCAGGAGCCCGCGTCCGCGCCTGCCCAGGGCCAACCCGGCCAGGAGGGAGGTGCGCCGCGGGGCGCCGTCTCGAGGCGACGCTTTCTCGTCGGCGCCGGCGTGGCGGCGGCGGCGGGGGCGGCGGCGGGTACGGCGGGCACGGTCGGCATCGGTTCGCTCGGCGGCGGCAAGAAGAGCAGCGGCGGCGCGACAAACGCACAGCCTGCCAAGGGGACGAACGGCACATCGGCCGGCGCCGCGGGCGGCGCCGCGGCCCAGGGCGTGACGGTCGGCCTACCCGCGGGGCAAACGATCTCGCAGGCGCTGGTGCGGCTCAACGTGAACGGCGCCGACCACTGGCTCAGCGTCGCCCCGCACGAGACCCTGGCCGAAGTCCTGCGGCAGAACCTGGGCCTGACGGGAACCAAGATCGGCTGCGATCGCTCCGAGTGCAGCGCCTGCACCGTGATCGTGGACGGCGTGCCGCAAAACTCCTGCTCCCTGCTGGCCATCCGTGAAGACGGCAGGAAGATCACGACCGTGGAGGGTCTTGAGCAGGGCACCACGCTCAGCGCGGTGCAGCAGGCGTTCATGGAGCACATGGGGCTGCAGTGCGGCTTCTGCACTCCGGGTCAGATCATGCAGGCCACGGCGCTGCTGCAGACCAACAAGAGCCCGGATGAAGCGGCCATACGGCGCGCGATGTCGGGCAACCTCTGCAAGTGCGCGGCCTATCCAAACATCCTGGCGGCGGTCGCGCAGGCCGCCAAGGCGAGCGCCGGCTGA
- a CDS encoding class I SAM-dependent methyltransferase, whose protein sequence is MTAQQLDQAKVEAFAGQMLGALNGASLALMTSIGHQTGLFEAMATLPPSTSEQIARAAGLQERYVREWLGAMVAGHIVTCDAAGKTFTLPPEHAVCLTKAAGPNNLANFAQFIPALGTVEQKIITSFRNGGGVPYSEYANFQGLMAQMSGPTVDATLLQTTLPLVPGLVQKLRDGIDVADVGCGSGHAINTMAQAFPQSRFTGFDFSEDGIAAGTAEAAKLGLTNARFVLQDAATLDTPAQFDLVTVFDAIHDQAQPRKVLRNIASALRPGGAYLMVDVRASSNIAENAEHPLAPFLYTVSCMHCMTVSLALNGEGLGAAWGEQKALELLAEAGFRDVDVKQVEGDIVNNYYICRAGG, encoded by the coding sequence ATGACCGCGCAGCAACTGGACCAGGCGAAGGTCGAAGCGTTTGCCGGGCAGATGCTCGGCGCCCTCAACGGCGCCTCGCTGGCGCTGATGACGAGCATCGGTCACCAGACGGGCCTGTTCGAGGCGATGGCGACGCTGCCGCCGTCCACGAGCGAGCAGATCGCGCGGGCAGCGGGCCTGCAGGAGCGCTACGTGCGCGAGTGGCTGGGCGCGATGGTCGCCGGGCACATCGTGACCTGCGACGCGGCCGGCAAGACGTTCACGCTGCCGCCCGAGCACGCCGTCTGCCTGACGAAGGCCGCCGGCCCGAACAACCTGGCCAACTTCGCGCAGTTCATCCCGGCCCTTGGCACGGTGGAACAGAAGATCATCACCAGCTTCCGCAACGGCGGCGGCGTGCCCTACTCCGAGTACGCGAACTTCCAGGGCTTGATGGCGCAGATGAGCGGCCCCACGGTGGACGCCACGCTGCTGCAGACGACGCTGCCGCTGGTGCCCGGCCTGGTGCAGAAGCTGCGCGACGGCATCGACGTGGCGGATGTGGGCTGCGGCAGCGGCCACGCGATCAACACGATGGCGCAGGCCTTTCCGCAGAGCCGCTTCACCGGCTTCGACTTCTCCGAAGACGGGATCGCCGCGGGCACGGCCGAAGCGGCGAAACTCGGACTCACCAACGCCCGCTTCGTCCTGCAGGATGCCGCAACGCTGGATACGCCCGCGCAGTTCGACCTGGTTACCGTCTTCGACGCGATCCACGACCAGGCGCAACCGCGCAAAGTGCTGCGCAACATCGCGTCGGCGCTGCGGCCGGGCGGCGCCTATCTGATGGTCGATGTCCGCGCTTCAAGCAACATCGCCGAGAACGCCGAGCACCCGCTGGCGCCGTTCCTCTACACCGTCTCCTGCATGCACTGCATGACCGTCTCCCTGGCGCTGAACGGCGAGGGGCTGGGCGCGGCCTGGGGCGAGCAGAAGGCGCTGGAGCTGCTGGCCGAAGCGGGCTTCCGCGACGTCGACGTGAAGCAAGTCGAAGGCGACATCGTCAACAACTACTACATCTGCCGCGCGGGCGGCTAA
- a CDS encoding carbon storage regulator, with translation MLILTRKPDQRIIINDNIVISVLAVDGDRVKLGIEAPAEVPVLREEVQRSMALGNRRAELPTAACDAPAPPDLAAPVDNPLPKPS, from the coding sequence ATGCTGATCCTCACACGCAAGCCGGACCAGCGCATCATCATCAACGACAACATCGTGATCAGCGTGCTGGCCGTGGACGGCGACCGCGTCAAGCTCGGCATCGAAGCACCGGCCGAGGTGCCGGTGCTCCGCGAAGAGGTACAACGCAGCATGGCCCTCGGGAACCGCCGCGCCGAGCTGCCCACAGCCGCTTGCGACGCGCCGGCGCCGCCCGACCTCGCCGCCCCGGTCGACAACCCCCTGCCGAAGCCTTCGTGA
- a CDS encoding acyl-CoA dehydrogenase family protein: MTTTSTAPTVDEMVAQVEPTLRQYTAQAEADRRLAPEAIEALHDAGVFRSMLPKAYGGLEMDPVCALRLFEAIACIDGAAGWIAANQSGISTLPMLFPAACGDELFAQPRTLLAGGWFPPGKAEPVQGGYRVSGQWAFAAAATTRPGSPGRRSSSTTGRPSSVRTAIRPR; the protein is encoded by the coding sequence ATGACCACCACAAGCACCGCCCCAACCGTGGACGAGATGGTCGCGCAGGTCGAGCCGACGCTGCGCCAGTACACGGCCCAGGCCGAAGCGGACCGGCGCCTTGCGCCCGAAGCGATCGAGGCACTGCACGACGCTGGCGTGTTCCGCTCGATGCTACCCAAAGCATACGGCGGCCTGGAGATGGATCCGGTCTGCGCCCTGCGGCTGTTCGAGGCGATCGCCTGCATCGACGGCGCGGCCGGCTGGATCGCCGCGAACCAGTCAGGCATCAGCACGCTGCCGATGCTCTTTCCCGCCGCCTGCGGCGATGAGTTGTTCGCGCAGCCGCGAACGCTGCTCGCCGGCGGCTGGTTTCCGCCGGGCAAGGCGGAGCCGGTGCAGGGCGGCTATCGTGTGAGCGGCCAGTGGGCGTTCGCAGCGGCAGCAACTACGCGACCTGGTTCACCGGGCAGGCGCTCGTCTTCGACAACGGGGCGCCCAAGCTCGGTCCGGACGGCAATCCGACCCCGATGA
- a CDS encoding phosphotransferase, translating to MIACERVSGGYETFIYRARLEGRGALLPAGPELIVRIYRGVNVVERGRWEATAIAAMQARGIPTPPLYLYEPDAAPLGAPFLVLGVVPGRRMDEAALASGTVTVVKLLKAYAEMQTRIQAIDWPEGRELLRAAQANSAFDALAWAPGRLQAARTELQARGLTTLLPVADWLEQNRRMLKRAPEVFVHGDFHPLNIFVEGTRISGILDWGGCGFATRWEDIGWSSMLIATVSSPDKREDRRLAPYRSVAHKIYLGLLWKAGGLDRRALRWGEVYGALRWLLIFLPSYLPDAGPAVLNPDAATLTTPRYVKRVRRFIEKRTKLQLAIA from the coding sequence GTGATCGCCTGCGAACGCGTCTCCGGCGGCTACGAGACGTTCATCTACCGCGCGCGCCTGGAAGGACGGGGCGCGCTGCTGCCTGCCGGGCCGGAGCTGATCGTGCGCATCTACCGCGGCGTGAACGTCGTCGAACGCGGCCGCTGGGAGGCGACGGCGATCGCGGCGATGCAGGCCCGTGGCATTCCCACGCCGCCGCTCTATCTCTACGAGCCGGACGCGGCCCCGCTCGGCGCCCCCTTCCTCGTCCTCGGCGTCGTGCCGGGCCGGCGCATGGACGAGGCGGCGCTCGCGAGCGGCACGGTCACCGTGGTGAAGCTGCTCAAGGCCTACGCCGAGATGCAGACGCGCATCCAGGCGATCGACTGGCCGGAGGGCCGCGAACTGCTGCGCGCCGCACAGGCGAACAGCGCCTTCGACGCGCTGGCCTGGGCGCCGGGGCGTTTGCAGGCGGCACGGACCGAGCTGCAGGCGCGCGGCCTCACCACGCTGCTGCCGGTCGCCGACTGGCTGGAGCAGAACCGCCGCATGCTGAAGCGAGCGCCCGAGGTCTTCGTGCACGGCGACTTTCACCCGCTCAACATTTTCGTCGAGGGCACGCGCATCAGCGGCATTCTCGACTGGGGCGGCTGCGGCTTCGCCACGCGCTGGGAGGACATCGGCTGGTCCAGCATGCTGATCGCCACCGTCTCATCGCCGGACAAAAGGGAAGACCGGCGGCTGGCGCCCTACCGCAGCGTGGCGCACAAGATCTACCTCGGCCTGCTGTGGAAGGCGGGCGGCCTGGACCGGCGGGCGCTGCGCTGGGGCGAGGTCTACGGCGCCCTGCGCTGGCTGCTGATCTTCCTGCCCTCGTATCTGCCGGACGCCGGCCCCGCCGTGCTCAATCCCGACGCCGCCACGCTGACCACACCGCGCTACGTCAAGCGCGTGCGCCGCTTCATTGAGAAGCGCACGAAGCTCCAGCTCGCGATCGCCTGA